Genomic segment of Hyalangium ruber:
CATCGCGCCCACGGCGAAGATCTCGTCGGCCACCTGGAAGGCATAGCGGCCCCGGTGCTCGTCTCTGTGCTCGCGCAGGAACCTGAATTGCTCGGGCGCACGGAAGCGATCGGTTCCGGGGGGAAGTCCGCTCTCGGTCAGATCCGCCGCTTGTGTATAGGTCGCACAGCTAAAGTCGATGATCACCGGCTCGCCGTCGGTCTTCCGGATCAGCACGTTGGCGAGCTTCAAATCTCGGTGAAGGATGCCCCGGCTGTGTATGTAGACGAGCGCGTCGGCGAGCTTCACGAAGACCCGCAGGACTTCGTGAAAGGTAGGGTGCTTGCGCTCTTTCCACTCGCCGAGCGTCCAGCCGTCGACGTAATCGAGCGCGAGATAGACGTTCCCACTTTCGGCGTACCCGTAGCCGCGATGCCGGATGATGTTCGGGTGATCGAGCAGCAGAAGCGCGGTCAACTCGCGCATCACGCGGCCATGGGTTTGCTTGTCGTCCCCGCTCGCGTCGCGGTGCCGCGCCACCTTCAGCGCGCGACGCTGCCCGTTCTTTTCGGCGAGATAGACGATGGCAAAACCGCCGTTGCCGAGTTCTCCTAGGACGTGCCAGCCGTCGAGAGAGGCGCCCGACGGCAGCCTGACAAGGCGCGCGGTCATTGCTTGCCCTCCATTGCCAGACTCGGAAGCGTCACGCGTGGAATCACGAAGCTGAGACCCTCATCGCTGAGCACTTCCAGGGTGACGACAAGCCCAACGCTCGGGGGCTCTGTGTCGAGCACGGCGAGCACACGCACGAAGTCCCCCGTCGCAACCGGGCCTTGCTCATCCGTCACAAGGCGTGCGCGCAAGGTCTCTCCCGCCTTGCTCTTGAGCACCACTTCGCGCGGCGTCCACGGGGATCGCACGTTGCGGATCCGGACCGCGACGATTGCCCAGCCGTTGCCGCGATACGAGACGCCTTGCTCGGAAGAAAAGCCCTGCGCGCTGCCCGTGACCTTCGGCACGACGGCGGTCAGAACGCCGCGCCTGTTCACGTATCCGCGCAAGACGAAATCTTCGGGCCAGGGGTCGGCGCGCTGCACTTCGGCCGGACAGGGGCTGGTCGGCAGTTCGGGGCGCTGCACGTCGATCCGAGAGTCGACATAGACGGGGCCCATCACGAGCACGAACGCGGCCCGAGCGGGCGCCTGCCCATCCGCGAAGAAGACCGCGATCTCGTGCCGCTCGTCGGCCCGGTAATCGGCGGCAGCTTGGACGATGATCGAGCGCTTGCCCGTGTCCAGCACCCGGATCCGCGACTCGTCGACCGTCAGAGTCTTCGGCTGGATGTCTGCGGGGAAGAGTAGAACCGTGGGCGAGTCCGCCGCGACGTGGATCTCGGGCGGG
This window contains:
- a CDS encoding DUF2381 family protein, whose protein sequence is MPLRARRTCYRSPNSGGHPPLSQPARLALVLAVLWGAAARGELPLSSRAKRERPVAVVGKPDEPPPEIHVAADSPTVLLFPADIQPKTLTVDESRIRVLDTGKRSIIVQAAADYRADERHEIAVFFADGQAPARAAFVLVMGPVYVDSRIDVQRPELPTSPCPAEVQRADPWPEDFVLRGYVNRRGVLTAVVPKVTGSAQGFSSEQGVSYRGNGWAIVAVRIRNVRSPWTPREVVLKSKAGETLRARLVTDEQGPVATGDFVRVLAVLDTEPPSVGLVVTLEVLSDEGLSFVIPRVTLPSLAMEGKQ